In Rhodospirillum rubrum ATCC 11170, a genomic segment contains:
- a CDS encoding efflux RND transporter periplasmic adaptor subunit, with translation MNKRFLISAALLSVAAYAGSSFLHSETPPPAKPASEILSVTVTAPREETVVERVGTTGTLVPREEIVVMAEVSNARILSLAAEVGDQVQKGQKLAVLDTESLLLQVAQMEAEYTKARDEFVRVDSIKESGAVSKSLRIEKKTALDTMTAKLQEAKLAVRRTVITAPASGTVYERRAVVGGLSSQGDPLFRIAGKGEIEADLRVPEGVAGRVSVGQAVRLSLPGLKAPLTGTVRLVAPRIDASDRSASVRVSVLTGQALMVGAFVHADIDLGEVTGLAVPTTAIQRDSEGAFMWTVKGDGGVARLAVTPLLERDGLTLVGDVSPDLRVVARAGGLVRAGDIVKTLEAR, from the coding sequence ATGAACAAGAGATTTTTGATCAGCGCCGCCTTGTTGAGCGTGGCGGCCTATGCGGGATCATCGTTCCTTCATAGCGAGACGCCGCCTCCGGCCAAGCCAGCGAGCGAGATCCTGAGCGTCACGGTGACGGCCCCCCGCGAGGAGACGGTCGTCGAGCGGGTCGGGACCACGGGAACCCTGGTCCCGCGCGAGGAAATCGTCGTGATGGCCGAGGTCTCCAACGCGCGCATCCTGAGTTTGGCCGCCGAGGTCGGCGATCAGGTTCAAAAGGGCCAAAAACTGGCCGTTCTCGACACCGAAAGCCTGCTCTTGCAGGTCGCGCAGATGGAGGCGGAGTACACCAAGGCGCGGGACGAATTCGTTCGGGTCGACTCGATCAAGGAGAGCGGCGCCGTCAGCAAGAGCCTGCGCATCGAGAAGAAGACCGCGCTCGACACGATGACGGCCAAGCTGCAGGAGGCGAAGCTGGCGGTGAGGCGCACCGTTATCACGGCTCCGGCCAGCGGAACGGTCTATGAGCGCCGCGCCGTCGTCGGCGGTTTGTCGAGCCAGGGCGATCCGCTTTTCCGCATTGCCGGGAAGGGCGAGATCGAAGCGGATCTGCGCGTTCCAGAGGGGGTGGCGGGCCGGGTATCGGTGGGGCAAGCCGTCAGGCTCTCGCTGCCGGGGCTGAAGGCCCCGCTGACCGGCACGGTGCGGCTGGTGGCGCCACGGATCGACGCCTCCGACCGCTCCGCCTCGGTTCGCGTTTCGGTCCTCACCGGCCAAGCCTTGATGGTTGGCGCTTTCGTCCATGCCGACATCGACCTGGGCGAGGTCACGGGCCTGGCCGTTCCCACCACGGCCATTCAGCGCGATAGCGAAGGCGCCTTCATGTGGACGGTGAAAGGGGACGGCGGTGTCGCCCGCTTGGCGGTGACGCCGCTTCTCGAACGCGATGGCCTGACCTTGGTCGGCGACGTTTCCCCCGACCTGCGCGTCGTCGCCAGGGCGGGAGGGCTCGTGCGTGCCGGTGACATCGTGAAGACGCTGGAGGCGCGCTGA
- a CDS encoding response regulator, whose amino-acid sequence MDMMDEPGLGAAETTPPDRDALILVVEDEPDIADILRAYLERAGMRVVSARDGRRALDLHASLNPDLLLLDVQMPVMDGWRVLSELRHRGDTPVIMLTALDQDIDKLMGLRIGADDYVVKPFNPAEVVARVRAVLRRMGGDGGERARRVLRFGTLRIDLDGHEAMVEDDGGRCLAIDLTLTEFRLLVHLARTPKRVFSRMELLGACLPEGEALERTVDSHLSKLRKKLEAFGVMGVPTNVRGVGYRFGGG is encoded by the coding sequence ATGGATATGATGGACGAGCCCGGTCTCGGCGCGGCGGAGACCACACCGCCCGACAGGGACGCGCTGATCCTGGTCGTCGAAGACGAACCCGATATCGCCGACATCCTGAGGGCCTATCTCGAACGCGCCGGAATGCGCGTCGTAAGCGCGCGGGACGGGCGGCGAGCCTTGGACCTTCACGCCTCGCTCAATCCCGATTTGCTGCTGCTCGATGTGCAGATGCCGGTGATGGACGGATGGCGGGTGCTCTCCGAGCTACGCCACCGCGGCGACACGCCGGTCATCATGCTGACGGCGCTCGATCAGGACATCGATAAACTGATGGGCTTGCGCATCGGCGCCGATGATTACGTGGTGAAACCGTTCAATCCGGCGGAAGTCGTCGCCCGGGTCCGCGCCGTGCTGCGTCGCATGGGCGGAGACGGCGGAGAGCGGGCGCGGCGCGTGCTGCGTTTCGGCACGCTGAGGATCGATCTCGACGGGCACGAAGCCATGGTCGAGGACGACGGCGGGCGGTGTCTGGCCATCGATCTCACGCTGACCGAATTTCGCCTTCTGGTTCACTTGGCCCGGACTCCCAAACGGGTCTTCAGCCGGATGGAGCTTCTGGGCGCCTGCCTGCCCGAGGGCGAGGCCCTGGAGCGCACCGTTGACAGTCATCTGAGCAAGTTGCGCAAGAAACTCGAAGCCTTCGGCGTGATGGGCGTCCCCACCAATGTTCGCGGCGTCGGCTATCGCTTCGGAGGGGGATGA
- a CDS encoding ATP-binding protein has product MTVMAFSVVLLSICGSYVFYAVFLTYSPSSISDDLLPAPAEVAWMTVTMLAALLLAAVIAIRLARRILTPLNSVADSLHRMAEGDLSARAVADDLSMGEATRLVADFNNMAERLDGMARERAFWNAAIAHELRTPVTVLRGRLQGLAEGVFEPTPAMFSGLLIHMEGLSRLVEDLRVLGLDESGRLELRLEQCDLAAEIAALINAFEPNLRAAGFVLAQDLDGGEVVCDPMRIRQALSALLDNAIHHAEPGALQVRLRLEDERIRLQVEDKGPGIPTDLMECVFDAFRRGAKPRLGGGSGLGLAVVRAIARAHGGEAACRASDSQGTIFELTWPA; this is encoded by the coding sequence ATGACGGTCATGGCCTTCAGTGTCGTCCTGCTGTCGATATGCGGATCCTATGTGTTCTATGCGGTCTTCCTGACCTATTCCCCGTCCAGCATCTCCGATGACCTGCTGCCCGCTCCGGCGGAGGTCGCCTGGATGACCGTCACGATGCTGGCGGCCCTGCTTCTCGCCGCCGTGATCGCCATCCGATTGGCGCGGCGGATCCTGACGCCGCTCAACTCCGTCGCCGACAGCCTGCATCGGATGGCGGAGGGCGACCTTTCGGCCCGGGCGGTCGCCGACGATCTGTCGATGGGCGAAGCCACGCGTCTGGTGGCCGATTTCAACAACATGGCCGAGCGCCTGGATGGCATGGCGCGGGAACGCGCCTTCTGGAACGCCGCGATCGCCCACGAATTGCGAACGCCCGTGACGGTTCTTCGCGGTCGCCTTCAAGGTTTGGCGGAGGGGGTGTTCGAACCCACCCCCGCCATGTTCTCGGGGCTGCTGATCCATATGGAGGGGTTGAGCCGGCTGGTCGAGGATTTGCGCGTGCTGGGCCTGGACGAAAGCGGGCGGCTGGAGTTGCGGCTGGAGCAATGCGACCTCGCCGCCGAAATCGCGGCGCTGATCAACGCCTTCGAGCCCAATCTGCGCGCCGCCGGTTTCGTTCTCGCCCAGGATCTGGACGGAGGCGAGGTCGTCTGCGACCCGATGCGGATTCGGCAGGCGCTCTCGGCGCTGCTCGACAACGCCATCCATCACGCCGAACCCGGAGCCCTTCAGGTTCGCCTCCGCCTGGAGGACGAGCGGATCCGCCTTCAGGTCGAAGACAAGGGGCCGGGCATCCCGACCGACCTCATGGAGTGCGTGTTCGATGCGTTCCGCCGTGGCGCGAAGCCGCGCCTGGGCGGAGGTAGTGGTTTGGGATTGGCCGTCGTAAGGGCCATCGCCCGCGCCCATGGCGGAGAAGCCGCCTGCCGGGCCTCCGATAGCCAGGGAACGATCTTCGAACTGACGTGGCCCGCCTGA
- the murA gene encoding UDP-N-acetylglucosamine 1-carboxyvinyltransferase, with the protein MDRIRIVGGAPLDGTIRIGGAKNAALTLMPVCLLTDQPVTLTNLPDLADIRTMAALLGQMGVGTLLNGAESSAGRHIDLDASGLSDTTAPYDLVRKMRASILVLGPLVARHGRARVSLPGGCAIGTRPVDLHLKALEALGAHIELKEGYIHASVEGRLKGAKITFPKVTVGGTENALMAATLAEGETLLENVAREPEITDLALCLRAMGAKIDGIGTGTLRVEGVDTLGGTSHAVVPDRIETGTYALAAAATRGRLTLTGTRLDLVESLVDHLRRAGVVVTAIEGGLEIDARTSALTGVDVMTEPFPGFPTDMQAQWMAVMSTARGASMITESIFENRFMHVPELSRMGADINIHGGSAIVRGVAGLSGAQVMATDLRASVCLVLAALAASGETIINRVYHLDRGYERVEDKLAACGATIERLRD; encoded by the coding sequence ATGGACAGGATACGCATTGTCGGCGGCGCTCCGCTTGATGGCACCATCCGGATCGGGGGGGCCAAGAACGCGGCGCTGACCTTGATGCCGGTCTGTCTGCTGACCGACCAGCCGGTGACCCTGACCAATCTGCCCGATCTGGCCGATATCCGCACGATGGCGGCGCTGCTCGGCCAGATGGGGGTGGGGACCTTGCTCAATGGCGCCGAGTCCAGCGCCGGTCGCCATATCGATCTTGACGCCTCGGGCCTGTCCGATACCACCGCCCCCTATGATCTGGTGCGCAAGATGCGCGCCTCGATCCTGGTGCTCGGGCCGCTGGTCGCCCGCCACGGCCGCGCCCGCGTCTCCTTGCCCGGCGGCTGCGCCATCGGCACCCGGCCGGTCGATCTGCACCTCAAGGCCCTGGAAGCCCTGGGCGCCCATATCGAACTGAAGGAAGGCTATATCCACGCCAGCGTCGAGGGCCGGCTCAAGGGGGCGAAGATCACCTTCCCCAAGGTCACCGTCGGCGGCACCGAAAACGCCCTGATGGCGGCGACCCTGGCCGAGGGCGAGACCCTGCTGGAAAACGTCGCCCGCGAGCCCGAGATCACCGATCTGGCGCTGTGCCTGCGGGCGATGGGGGCGAAGATCGACGGCATCGGCACCGGAACCCTGCGGGTAGAGGGTGTGGACACGCTGGGCGGGACCAGCCACGCCGTGGTCCCCGATCGCATCGAAACCGGCACCTATGCCCTGGCGGCGGCGGCGACGCGCGGCCGGCTGACCCTGACGGGAACCCGGCTTGATCTGGTGGAATCGCTGGTCGATCACCTGCGCCGCGCCGGAGTCGTGGTCACCGCCATCGAGGGTGGCCTGGAAATCGACGCCCGAACCAGCGCGTTGACCGGCGTTGACGTGATGACCGAGCCCTTCCCCGGCTTTCCCACCGATATGCAGGCGCAATGGATGGCGGTGATGAGCACGGCCCGGGGCGCTTCGATGATCACCGAAAGCATCTTTGAAAACCGCTTCATGCATGTGCCCGAACTGAGCCGCATGGGCGCCGATATCAATATCCATGGCGGCTCGGCGATCGTGCGCGGCGTCGCCGGCCTGTCGGGCGCCCAGGTGATGGCCACCGATCTGCGGGCTTCGGTCTGTCTGGTGCTGGCCGCCCTGGCGGCTTCGGGCGAGACCATCATCAACCGGGTCTATCATCTCGATCGCGGCTATGAACGGGTGGAGGACAAGCTGGCCGCCTGCGGCGCCACCATCGAACGCCTGCGCGATTAG
- a CDS encoding EAL domain-containing protein: MPETPACGGECKRSLGFEFTMAFQPVVDLPTRRIYAYEALVRGVDGEGAQAVLARVTPETLYAFDQACRTKAIELAVAQAMTARLNINFLPNAVYHAETCLRLTLDTARRLGFPMDRITFEFTENERVMDRDHLRAIVATYHRFGFQTALDDFGTGYAGLGLLADFQPDCLKIDRLLVEGIGEDRVRQAIVGGLVGICERLAIDVVAEGVETLGELRALVAMGITRFQGYLFARPKLGRLITEAEIVFPDLG, translated from the coding sequence ATGCCCGAGACGCCGGCCTGCGGGGGAGAGTGCAAGCGATCCCTGGGCTTCGAGTTCACCATGGCCTTTCAGCCCGTCGTCGATCTGCCCACGCGGCGCATTTATGCCTATGAGGCCTTGGTGCGCGGCGTGGACGGCGAGGGGGCCCAGGCGGTTTTGGCGCGGGTTACCCCCGAGACCCTTTACGCCTTCGATCAGGCCTGCCGAACCAAGGCGATCGAACTGGCGGTCGCCCAGGCGATGACCGCCCGCCTCAATATCAATTTCCTGCCCAATGCGGTCTACCACGCGGAAACCTGTTTGCGGCTGACCTTGGACACCGCCCGCCGCCTGGGCTTTCCTATGGACCGCATCACCTTCGAGTTCACCGAGAACGAAAGGGTGATGGATCGCGACCATCTGCGCGCCATCGTCGCCACCTACCACCGCTTCGGCTTTCAGACGGCGCTGGATGATTTCGGAACGGGCTATGCCGGTTTGGGGCTGCTGGCCGATTTCCAGCCCGATTGCCTGAAGATCGACCGTCTTCTGGTCGAGGGCATCGGCGAGGATCGGGTGCGGCAGGCCATCGTCGGCGGACTTGTCGGCATCTGCGAGCGGCTGGCCATCGATGTGGTGGCCGAGGGCGTGGAAACCCTTGGCGAATTGCGTGCCCTGGTCGCCATGGGCATCACCCGTTTCCAGGGCTACCTGTTCGCCCGGCCCAAGCTTGGCCGGTTGATCACCGAGGCCGAGATCGTCTTTCCCGACCTGGGGTGA
- a CDS encoding PAS domain-containing protein translates to MINGLADSTGWIAGGVGDGAQIALWVLGGGFLAGAWAWSLRLACRRGERLARARGPHLLDNLDEAVVVTGGDGRVAYRNRAAARLLAHLAPTAGSEPSLDGFWEKALPLRPARTTDGLVVERRLIEGGSLDQGVCLLAIRQSLPPGAFTLDPAEAGNAAGLSGLTLWTLLDVSHWRRLDQTVTEREARLSAVLNAIDESIMRIEPDGRIGFINTAGTVILGVARDQVIGQPLAAFSPPAVAWVRQTRVREVIDGGKAVRFVDRSGDRWREHTFSPIPDGEGRTVAIAACSRDVTAEKRVHQELCRREQFIRLITDNLPGVVFYVDEADTFKFVNRRVTDWLGKPPTDLLGRPFREGVDPLLNEATLAGRKAALAGERVDFDSEFVDPDGHTRRFQATFIPHLEGGEVLGYVGLLLDTTKRVEVEAAVRDALARAEAASTSKSRFLAAASHDLRQPMQALNIYVGLLTRQVREQPRAYELVQRVGQSVNALGDLLDSLLDVSKLDAGIVTAAPQPFAVNNILERMDTEMRPLFEAKGLRFRVVKSALMACSDDTLVERILRNLVTNAYRYTQSGGVVLGCRRRGGTVVFQVWDSGIGIPADRLDLIFEEFYQVGNQGRDRAQGLGLGLAIVRRLSQLLGHPVAVRSEVGRGTMFEVALPQASPEEMEAAVTSWTATGLPAIRDGTLAVVIDDDSAVLDGMALLLEDWGFDVVAAQDMLEAFEALRGSPKAPAVIIADYRLQAGGTGVAAVQSLRQAFGVTIPGVIVTGDTSPERLREVTASGFRLLHKPVRTFDLRAALAEEMGEDALEGIPPQRRGA, encoded by the coding sequence ATGATCAATGGACTGGCGGACTCGACGGGGTGGATCGCAGGCGGCGTCGGGGATGGCGCCCAGATAGCCCTGTGGGTTCTGGGAGGCGGCTTCCTGGCCGGGGCCTGGGCGTGGTCCCTGCGCCTGGCCTGCCGCAGGGGCGAGCGTTTGGCCCGGGCCCGCGGGCCGCATCTGCTTGATAACCTCGATGAAGCGGTGGTGGTGACCGGGGGCGATGGGCGGGTGGCCTATCGGAACCGGGCGGCGGCAAGGCTGCTTGCCCACCTCGCGCCGACCGCCGGCAGCGAACCCTCGCTGGATGGCTTTTGGGAAAAGGCCCTGCCTTTGCGCCCGGCGCGGACCACCGACGGGCTGGTCGTCGAGCGGCGGTTGATCGAAGGAGGCAGCCTTGACCAGGGGGTCTGTCTTCTGGCGATTCGCCAAAGCCTGCCGCCGGGCGCTTTCACCCTCGACCCGGCCGAGGCGGGGAACGCCGCCGGCCTGTCGGGGCTGACCCTATGGACCTTGCTTGATGTGTCGCATTGGCGGCGGCTTGACCAGACGGTTACCGAGCGCGAGGCCCGGCTGAGCGCCGTGCTCAATGCCATCGACGAATCGATCATGCGCATCGAGCCCGATGGCCGTATCGGCTTTATCAATACCGCCGGAACCGTGATCCTCGGGGTGGCGCGCGATCAGGTGATCGGTCAGCCGCTGGCCGCCTTCTCGCCACCGGCGGTGGCCTGGGTCCGCCAGACCCGGGTGCGCGAGGTGATCGATGGCGGCAAGGCGGTGCGCTTCGTCGATCGCAGCGGCGATCGGTGGCGCGAGCACACCTTTTCCCCAATCCCGGATGGCGAGGGGCGAACCGTGGCCATCGCCGCCTGTTCGCGCGATGTCACCGCCGAAAAGCGGGTTCATCAGGAGTTATGCCGACGCGAGCAGTTCATTCGGCTGATCACCGACAACCTGCCCGGCGTCGTCTTCTATGTCGATGAGGCCGACACCTTCAAATTCGTCAATCGCCGGGTGACCGACTGGCTGGGCAAGCCGCCGACCGATCTGCTGGGACGGCCCTTCCGCGAGGGCGTCGATCCGCTGCTCAATGAGGCCACCCTGGCCGGCCGCAAGGCGGCGCTGGCCGGGGAGCGGGTCGACTTCGATTCCGAGTTCGTCGATCCCGATGGTCACACGCGGCGCTTCCAGGCGACTTTCATCCCCCACCTCGAAGGCGGCGAGGTTCTGGGGTATGTCGGGCTGCTTCTTGACACCACCAAGCGGGTCGAAGTGGAAGCCGCCGTGCGCGACGCCCTGGCCCGGGCCGAGGCGGCCAGCACCTCGAAATCCCGCTTTCTGGCCGCGGCCAGCCACGATCTGCGCCAACCGATGCAGGCGCTCAACATCTATGTCGGTCTGCTGACCCGTCAGGTCCGCGAGCAGCCCCGCGCCTATGAACTGGTGCAACGGGTGGGGCAATCGGTCAATGCCCTGGGCGACCTGCTCGATTCGCTGCTCGATGTGTCCAAGCTCGATGCCGGCATCGTCACCGCCGCCCCCCAGCCCTTCGCCGTGAACAATATCCTTGAGCGCATGGATACGGAGATGCGGCCGCTGTTCGAGGCCAAGGGCCTGCGTTTCCGGGTCGTCAAAAGCGCGCTGATGGCCTGTAGCGATGATACGCTGGTGGAACGGATCTTGCGCAATCTTGTTACCAACGCCTACCGCTATACCCAGAGCGGCGGCGTGGTTCTGGGATGCCGGCGACGGGGCGGGACCGTGGTTTTCCAGGTCTGGGACAGCGGCATCGGCATTCCCGCCGACCGTCTGGATCTGATTTTTGAAGAATTCTATCAGGTGGGCAATCAGGGGCGCGACCGGGCCCAGGGGCTGGGCCTGGGGCTGGCCATCGTCCGCAGGCTGTCGCAGTTGCTTGGTCATCCCGTCGCGGTGCGCTCCGAGGTTGGCCGGGGAACGATGTTCGAGGTGGCTTTGCCCCAGGCCTCGCCCGAAGAGATGGAAGCGGCCGTGACCTCGTGGACGGCCACCGGCCTGCCGGCCATCCGCGATGGCACCCTGGCGGTGGTGATCGACGATGACAGCGCCGTGCTCGACGGCATGGCCCTGCTGCTCGAGGACTGGGGCTTCGACGTGGTGGCCGCCCAGGACATGCTGGAAGCCTTCGAGGCCTTGCGCGGGTCGCCAAAGGCGCCGGCGGTGATCATCGCCGACTATCGCCTTCAGGCCGGGGGGACCGGCGTGGCGGCGGTGCAAAGCCTGCGTCAGGCCTTTGGCGTGACCATCCCCGGGGTGATCGTCACCGGCGATACCTCGCCCGAGCGCCTGCGCGAGGTCACGGCCAGCGGCTTTCGTTTGCTGCACAAGCCGGTGCGCACCTTCGACCTGCGCGCCGCCCTGGCCGAGGAAATGGGCGAGGACGCCCTGGAAGGGATTCCGCCCCAGCGCCGGGGCGCCTGA
- a CDS encoding dihydroorotase produces the protein MAQSYDLILKGGTAVLPGRTMRADIAVCGGKVVRVGFLDAGSARQTIDCAGLHVLPGVIDTQVHFREPGLEHKEDLESGTRAAVLGGVTGVFEMPNTAPATDSPEALEEKLTRAQGRTWCDHAFFLGASAANAAALGGWERRDGCAGVKIFMGSSTGSLLVDQDEAIARVLAGGFRRVAVHCEDEARLKERKALVADGASVALHPEWRDVETALAATRRLLALARQAGRKVHVLHVTTAEEMALLQDNRDIASVEVTPQHLTLAAPDCYEGLGTFAQMNPPIREARHREALWRALEQGVVDIIGSDHAPHTLKEKSLPYPKSPSGMPGVQTLVPVMLDHVNTGKLSLERFVDLTSAGPARVYDIAGKGRIAAGYDADFTVVDMNAERTITNEWIASKCGWTPFHGLSVRGWPVMTIIRGAIVMRDGALQGRPLGAPVRFHPLPPLTKESAVLR, from the coding sequence GTGGCCCAGTCCTATGATCTGATCCTCAAGGGCGGCACCGCCGTTCTGCCCGGCCGTACCATGCGCGCCGATATCGCCGTGTGTGGCGGCAAGGTGGTGCGCGTCGGTTTCCTCGATGCCGGATCGGCGCGCCAGACCATCGATTGCGCCGGCTTGCACGTGCTTCCCGGGGTCATCGATACCCAGGTGCATTTCCGCGAGCCCGGTCTAGAGCACAAGGAGGATCTGGAAAGCGGCACGCGGGCCGCCGTTCTGGGCGGGGTGACCGGCGTCTTCGAGATGCCCAACACCGCACCGGCCACCGACAGCCCCGAGGCCCTCGAGGAAAAGCTGACCCGGGCCCAGGGCCGCACATGGTGCGATCACGCCTTTTTCCTGGGGGCGAGCGCGGCTAACGCCGCAGCCCTTGGCGGCTGGGAACGCCGGGATGGTTGCGCCGGGGTCAAGATCTTCATGGGATCGTCGACCGGCTCGCTGCTGGTCGATCAGGACGAGGCGATCGCCCGGGTCCTGGCCGGCGGCTTCCGCCGGGTCGCCGTCCATTGCGAGGACGAGGCCCGCTTGAAGGAGCGCAAGGCCCTGGTGGCCGATGGGGCTTCGGTGGCGCTTCATCCCGAATGGCGCGACGTGGAAACCGCCCTGGCGGCGACGCGGCGCCTGCTGGCCTTGGCCCGCCAGGCCGGACGCAAGGTGCATGTGCTGCATGTGACCACCGCCGAAGAAATGGCCCTGTTGCAAGACAACCGCGACATCGCCAGCGTCGAGGTGACCCCCCAGCATCTGACCCTTGCCGCCCCCGATTGCTACGAGGGGCTGGGGACCTTCGCCCAGATGAACCCGCCGATTCGCGAGGCTCGCCACCGCGAAGCCCTATGGCGGGCCCTGGAGCAAGGCGTCGTTGATATCATCGGCTCCGATCACGCGCCCCATACCCTGAAGGAGAAATCCCTTCCCTATCCCAAAAGCCCCTCGGGCATGCCCGGAGTGCAGACCCTGGTTCCGGTGATGCTTGATCATGTCAACACCGGCAAGCTGAGCCTGGAACGCTTCGTCGATCTGACCAGCGCCGGACCCGCCCGGGTTTATGACATCGCCGGCAAGGGGCGGATCGCGGCGGGCTATGACGCCGATTTCACCGTGGTCGATATGAACGCCGAACGCACCATCACCAACGAATGGATCGCCAGCAAATGCGGCTGGACACCGTTTCATGGGCTGAGCGTGCGCGGCTGGCCGGTGATGACCATCATTCGCGGGGCCATCGTCATGCGCGACGGCGCCCTTCAGGGGCGTCCCTTGGGGGCGCCGGTGCGTTTTCATCCCCTGCCGCCCCTGACGAAGGAGTCCGCCGTTCTTCGGTAA
- the asnB gene encoding asparagine synthase (glutamine-hydrolyzing), whose protein sequence is MCGIAGMVTKLGRSVPEGLADRFAQKLAHRGPDGKGVFEAPGVLLVQARLAIIDLLTGDQPLHGPDGLVLVANGEVYNYRELRAELGEGVFLTRSDCEPPLHLYARRGLAGFDVLRGMYAIALWDPPRRRLVLCRDPFGIKPLYYVETNDGVAFASEPQALIGAGLLPAREDAAAVDELLQLQFTCGARTIFQGIRRVLPGETLVFEDAQLVERHRRPALPAVRERVSPADPLALLDHVLEDSLDLHQRADVPYGLFLSGGIDSSSVLAMMARLNERPVLAFTAGFPGTEVADERADARAATRAVGARHVEVAVSEGDFLEHLPAIAAAVDDPVADYAIVPTWLLAREAAKSVKVVLCGEGGDELLGGYGRYRSAMRPWPLARPLRRKGLLDGLGLLRGGGGRNWRAGIARAEVEARAQGGSRLIRAQRVDCADWLPHDLLNKLDRCLMAHGLEGRVPFVDVDVARFCLPLADGLKVRDGMGKWILRSWLERTLPEARPFAPKRGFSVPVGEWMSRHGDRLGPLVAASPAVAARCHGEAVRALFTHPRKETALAAWILLYYALWHRRHIVGLAPEGDVFHCLSTAA, encoded by the coding sequence ATGTGTGGCATAGCGGGCATGGTGACCAAACTCGGGCGGAGCGTGCCCGAAGGACTGGCCGACCGATTCGCGCAAAAGCTGGCCCATCGCGGGCCCGATGGCAAAGGGGTGTTCGAGGCGCCCGGTGTGCTGCTGGTTCAGGCCCGGCTGGCGATCATCGATCTGTTGACCGGCGATCAGCCGCTGCATGGCCCCGACGGACTGGTGCTGGTGGCCAATGGCGAGGTCTATAACTACCGCGAACTGCGCGCCGAATTGGGCGAGGGGGTGTTCCTGACCCGCTCGGACTGCGAACCGCCCTTGCACCTTTACGCCCGTCGCGGGCTGGCCGGGTTCGATGTGCTGCGCGGCATGTATGCCATCGCCCTGTGGGATCCGCCGCGCCGCCGGCTGGTGCTGTGCCGCGATCCCTTTGGCATCAAGCCGCTTTATTACGTGGAAACCAACGATGGCGTGGCCTTCGCCAGCGAGCCCCAGGCGCTGATCGGCGCCGGTCTGCTGCCCGCCCGGGAAGACGCCGCCGCCGTCGACGAGCTTTTGCAGCTGCAGTTCACCTGCGGGGCGCGGACGATCTTCCAGGGGATCCGCCGGGTTTTGCCCGGGGAAACCCTGGTCTTCGAAGACGCCCAATTGGTCGAGCGCCACCGGCGCCCGGCGCTGCCCGCCGTCCGCGAGCGGGTCAGCCCGGCCGATCCTTTGGCCCTGCTGGACCATGTGCTTGAAGACAGCCTTGATCTTCATCAGCGCGCCGACGTGCCCTATGGGCTGTTCCTGTCGGGCGGCATCGATTCATCGTCGGTGCTGGCGATGATGGCCCGGCTCAACGAACGCCCGGTGCTGGCCTTCACCGCCGGCTTTCCCGGCACCGAGGTCGCCGACGAGCGGGCCGATGCCCGGGCGGCGACCAGGGCGGTTGGCGCCCGGCATGTGGAGGTGGCGGTCAGCGAGGGCGATTTCCTGGAGCATCTGCCGGCGATCGCCGCCGCCGTCGATGATCCGGTGGCCGATTACGCCATCGTCCCAACCTGGCTGCTCGCCCGCGAGGCGGCGAAATCGGTCAAGGTCGTGCTGTGCGGCGAGGGTGGCGACGAACTGCTGGGCGGCTATGGCCGCTATCGTAGCGCCATGCGCCCCTGGCCGCTGGCCCGTCCCTTGCGCCGCAAGGGCCTGCTTGATGGCCTGGGGCTGCTGCGCGGCGGCGGTGGACGAAACTGGCGCGCCGGCATCGCCCGGGCCGAGGTCGAGGCCCGGGCCCAGGGCGGAAGCCGGCTGATCCGCGCCCAGCGCGTTGATTGCGCCGATTGGCTGCCCCACGACCTGCTCAACAAGCTTGACCGCTGCTTGATGGCCCATGGCCTGGAGGGGCGGGTGCCCTTCGTCGATGTCGATGTCGCCCGCTTCTGTCTGCCGCTGGCCGATGGATTGAAAGTGCGCGACGGCATGGGCAAATGGATCTTGCGCTCCTGGCTGGAACGCACCCTGCCCGAGGCCCGGCCCTTCGCCCCCAAACGCGGCTTCAGCGTGCCGGTCGGCGAATGGATGAGCCGCCATGGCGATCGCCTGGGGCCGCTGGTCGCCGCCTCGCCGGCGGTGGCGGCGCGGTGCCACGGCGAGGCCGTGCGCGCCCTGTTCACCCATCCGCGCAAGGAGACGGCGCTCGCCGCCTGGATCTTGCTTTACTATGCGCTGTGGCACCGCCGCCATATCGTCGGGCTGGCGCCCGAGGGCGATGTGTTCCACTGCCTGTCCACCGCCGCCTGA